In one Halorubrum sp. CBA1229 genomic region, the following are encoded:
- the guaB gene encoding IMP dehydrogenase: METNSGRFSAKLDVPEALTFDDVLLRPKESRVEPDDADLSARVSKNVELTVPVLSAAMDTVTESDLAIAMAREGGLGVLHRNMTVEETAAEVERVKRAHELVIRRENVVTVSPEDTVREADAVMERQGVSGAPVVDEDDAVLGIISGTDIRPYLEVGEDDAVSEAMTDEVITAPEDVDAREALELMYDHKIERVPIVDGDDRLVGLVTMQGILQRREHEEAARDERGRLLAGVAVGPFEEERAIAADEADVDVIFIDCAHAHNLNVLDSARAIKETVDADVVVGNVGTREAAEAAVDFADGLKVGIGPGSICTTRVVSGAGMPQMTAVSEVADVATEHGVPVIADGGIRYSGDAIKALAAGANAVMLGSYFAGTDEAPGRVITMQGKKYKQYRGMGSVGAMKSGGGDRYLKEEDEDEEFVPEGVEAATPYKGSLASELHQLTGGICSGMGYVGAETVPELHERAEFVRVSSAGQTEGHPHDVMITDEAPNYSPDE, from the coding sequence ATGGAGACCAACTCCGGTCGATTCTCTGCGAAGCTCGACGTGCCGGAAGCGTTGACGTTCGACGACGTGCTCCTCCGCCCCAAGGAGAGCCGGGTGGAGCCCGACGACGCGGACCTCTCCGCGCGCGTGTCGAAGAACGTCGAACTCACCGTGCCGGTCCTGTCGGCGGCGATGGACACCGTCACCGAGAGCGACCTCGCCATCGCGATGGCCCGCGAGGGCGGCCTCGGCGTCCTCCACCGCAACATGACCGTCGAGGAGACGGCCGCCGAGGTCGAGCGCGTCAAGCGCGCCCACGAGCTCGTCATCCGCCGCGAGAACGTCGTGACGGTCTCGCCCGAGGACACCGTGCGCGAGGCCGACGCCGTGATGGAGCGGCAGGGCGTCTCGGGCGCCCCCGTCGTCGACGAGGACGACGCCGTCCTCGGGATCATCTCCGGGACGGACATCCGCCCCTACCTGGAAGTCGGCGAGGACGACGCCGTCAGCGAGGCCATGACCGACGAGGTCATCACCGCACCCGAGGACGTCGACGCCCGCGAGGCGCTCGAGCTGATGTACGACCACAAGATCGAGCGCGTCCCGATCGTCGACGGCGACGACCGACTCGTCGGGCTCGTCACGATGCAGGGCATCCTCCAGCGCCGCGAGCACGAGGAGGCCGCCCGCGACGAGCGGGGGCGCCTGCTGGCCGGCGTCGCCGTCGGCCCCTTCGAGGAGGAGCGCGCGATCGCGGCCGACGAGGCCGACGTCGACGTGATCTTCATCGACTGCGCGCACGCCCACAACCTCAACGTGCTCGACTCCGCCCGGGCGATCAAAGAGACCGTCGACGCCGACGTCGTCGTCGGCAACGTCGGCACGCGCGAGGCCGCCGAGGCCGCCGTCGACTTCGCCGACGGGCTGAAGGTGGGGATCGGGCCGGGCTCGATCTGCACCACGCGGGTCGTGAGCGGCGCCGGAATGCCCCAGATGACCGCGGTCTCGGAGGTCGCGGACGTGGCGACCGAACACGGCGTCCCCGTGATCGCCGACGGCGGCATCCGCTACTCCGGCGACGCGATCAAGGCGCTCGCCGCGGGCGCGAACGCGGTGATGCTCGGCTCCTACTTCGCCGGCACCGACGAGGCGCCCGGGCGCGTCATCACGATGCAGGGGAAAAAGTACAAGCAGTACCGCGGGATGGGGTCGGTCGGCGCGATGAAGTCCGGCGGCGGCGACCGCTACCTCAAGGAGGAGGACGAAGACGAGGAGTTCGTCCCCGAAGGCGTCGAGGCCGCGACCCCCTACAAGGGGAGCCTCGCCTCGGAGCTCCACCAGCTCACCGGCGGGATCTGCTCCGGAATGGGGTACGTCGGCGCCGAGACCGTCCCCGAACTGCACGAACGCGCCGAGTTCGTCCGCGTCTCCAGCGCCGGACAGACCGAGGGGCACCCGCACGACGTAATGATCACCGACGAGGCGCCGAACTACAGCCCGGACGAGTAA
- a CDS encoding HNH endonuclease — protein MENYHLGENCVQSYARFEHAKPGHGSGAGYERWRSTEHRPHTPTEGREDVYVAHHRLLAVVECYPAEQPIESILDDLVEKDVHHHNGIKWDNRPGNIEPVEHARHASITQEQVRAWAEDEKREQRRRAAGLGDEATCDGCGEPAEPLATSPGFAGERCLECARQECDGEPIEV, from the coding sequence GTGGAAAACTATCATCTCGGTGAGAACTGCGTGCAGTCGTACGCGCGGTTCGAGCACGCGAAGCCCGGTCACGGAAGCGGTGCCGGCTACGAGCGCTGGCGGTCGACAGAGCATCGCCCGCACACGCCGACGGAAGGGCGAGAGGACGTCTACGTGGCGCATCATCGGCTGCTCGCGGTTGTCGAGTGCTACCCGGCAGAGCAGCCGATCGAGTCGATCCTCGACGATCTCGTGGAGAAGGATGTGCATCACCACAACGGGATTAAGTGGGACAACCGGCCCGGGAACATCGAGCCGGTCGAGCACGCTCGACACGCGTCGATCACCCAAGAGCAGGTCCGGGCGTGGGCGGAAGACGAGAAGCGCGAGCAGCGGCGTCGTGCAGCTGGCCTCGGCGACGAGGCGACGTGCGACGGCTGCGGTGAGCCGGCGGAACCGCTCGCGACGTCGCCCGGCTTCGCCGGCGAGCGGTGTCTGGAGTGTGCGAGACAAGAATGCGATGGGGAGCCCATCGAGGTCTAG
- a CDS encoding DNA cytosine methyltransferase: protein MSRDQFGDGTIRAVDLFCGAGGTLEGLSQACDELGVELQVTAVNHWETAIETHKRNHPNGDHHVSKVEELHPPDVVEEGGVDVLIASPECTHFSVARGGKPVNEQKRASPWHVLDWVEKLRPESVLLENVRELKSWGPVDEDGKATRNGEIFETWINAFHALGYSVDWRVLNAADYGDPTTRKRLFVVGRRGRRASFPEPTHSDADDELPDWRPAAEVIDWSDAGESLWQRDRPLVNNTMQRIAEGIRQHCDERLEPFADAVGELGKDDVVSMQEDVVDAGEVHEVVEERCEPFLVKYYGTSTAKPVDEPMDTVTAQGGKYALCEPYLLGQQSGATARSVLDEPVPTVATRGAIGLYNPTTVVLPRNGSRGGIHSNATYEPGEQPLHTVTARNQDGHLVSPFLIEYYGNGQSNAVEDPLPTVTTRDRFALVVPEAFPYGLDIRFRMLQPRELAAAMGFPSDYEFAGNKTETTKQIGNAVPVNLAKALTKELLVGEEASLQTFAEQEVTGDD from the coding sequence ATGAGCCGCGATCAATTCGGAGACGGCACCATTCGCGCCGTCGATCTGTTCTGCGGCGCGGGCGGAACGCTCGAAGGTCTCTCGCAGGCCTGCGACGAGCTCGGTGTCGAGCTTCAGGTGACGGCGGTCAACCACTGGGAGACGGCGATCGAGACGCACAAGCGGAACCATCCGAACGGCGACCATCACGTCTCGAAGGTCGAAGAGCTCCACCCGCCGGACGTCGTCGAGGAGGGCGGCGTCGACGTGCTGATCGCGTCGCCGGAGTGCACGCACTTCTCGGTGGCTCGCGGCGGGAAGCCGGTGAACGAGCAGAAGCGGGCGTCGCCGTGGCACGTGCTCGACTGGGTGGAGAAGCTCCGCCCGGAGAGCGTGCTGCTCGAGAACGTCCGCGAGCTGAAGTCGTGGGGACCGGTCGACGAGGATGGGAAAGCGACGCGGAACGGCGAGATCTTCGAGACGTGGATCAACGCGTTCCACGCGCTCGGCTACTCGGTCGACTGGCGGGTGCTGAACGCGGCGGACTACGGCGACCCGACGACGCGAAAGCGGCTGTTCGTCGTCGGTCGGCGCGGCCGGCGGGCGTCGTTCCCGGAGCCGACCCACAGCGACGCCGACGACGAGCTGCCCGACTGGCGCCCGGCCGCGGAGGTCATCGACTGGTCTGACGCCGGCGAGAGCCTCTGGCAGCGCGATCGGCCGCTGGTGAACAACACTATGCAGCGGATCGCCGAGGGCATCCGTCAGCACTGCGACGAGCGTCTCGAGCCGTTCGCTGATGCCGTCGGCGAGCTCGGGAAGGATGACGTGGTGTCGATGCAGGAAGACGTCGTCGATGCTGGTGAGGTTCACGAAGTCGTCGAAGAGCGGTGCGAGCCGTTCCTCGTGAAGTACTACGGCACGTCGACGGCGAAGCCGGTCGATGAGCCGATGGACACGGTGACGGCGCAGGGAGGGAAGTATGCGCTATGTGAGCCGTATCTGCTCGGCCAGCAGTCCGGAGCGACAGCGCGGAGCGTTCTCGACGAGCCAGTGCCGACCGTCGCGACGCGCGGTGCGATCGGGCTCTACAACCCGACGACGGTCGTGCTCCCGCGGAACGGCTCTCGGGGCGGAATACACTCGAACGCGACGTATGAACCAGGGGAGCAGCCGCTCCACACGGTCACGGCGCGGAACCAAGACGGCCACCTCGTGAGTCCGTTCCTCATCGAGTACTACGGGAACGGTCAGTCGAACGCTGTCGAGGATCCGCTCCCGACGGTGACGACGCGCGACCGATTCGCGCTGGTCGTGCCGGAGGCGTTCCCGTACGGCCTCGACATCCGGTTCCGGATGCTGCAGCCGCGGGAGCTGGCGGCTGCGATGGGGTTCCCGTCGGACTACGAGTTTGCGGGCAACAAGACTGAGACGACGAAGCAGATCGGGAACGCGGTGCCGGTGAATCTCGCGAAGGCGCTGACGAAGGAGCTGCTCGTAGGCGAGGAGGCGTCACTCCAGACGTTCGCCGAGCAGGAGGTGACCGGCGATGACTGA
- a CDS encoding J domain-containing protein, producing the protein MSRLDWPAGFERTPESERERNRSFEATLGSTTSELATEMDRMGVDHWRGEIANAHTKSNGLPLHNANPDDPGFVLRWTDDEEQFAVACDASPRLRDNVRYVLKWVNETRMRSQRPVKTGDSEFAAARLPPGDDAGDDIIASGSSETPAHEVLGVQPDAPESVIEAAVRQRKAETHPDSGGSREEFQRVVEAEEVMLDA; encoded by the coding sequence ATGAGCCGTCTCGACTGGCCGGCCGGGTTCGAGCGGACGCCGGAGTCGGAGCGCGAGCGGAATCGCAGCTTCGAGGCGACGCTCGGATCGACGACGTCCGAGCTCGCGACCGAGATGGATCGGATGGGCGTCGACCACTGGCGCGGCGAGATCGCGAACGCTCACACGAAGTCGAACGGGCTGCCGCTGCACAACGCGAACCCGGACGATCCCGGATTCGTGTTGCGGTGGACTGACGACGAAGAGCAGTTCGCGGTGGCGTGTGACGCCTCGCCGCGGCTCCGAGATAACGTCCGCTACGTCCTGAAGTGGGTCAACGAGACGCGGATGCGGAGTCAGCGCCCGGTAAAGACGGGCGACTCGGAGTTCGCGGCGGCACGGTTGCCGCCGGGAGACGACGCCGGCGACGACATCATCGCCTCGGGCAGCTCGGAGACGCCGGCGCATGAGGTGCTCGGCGTGCAGCCGGACGCTCCGGAGAGCGTCATCGAGGCGGCAGTCCGCCAGCGGAAGGCTGAGACACACCCAGACAGCGGCGGGAGCCGCGAAGAGTTCCAGCGCGTCGTTGAGGCCGAGGAGGTGATGCTCGATGCCTGA
- a CDS encoding winged helix-turn-helix domain-containing protein, which yields MIETDTRGQIIRTLRNSDEPALSAADLADEIGVSVKTINNHLDRLTTDGKVQTHQIGNATAYYLDTVSEPRNSLPDHTCHRCGREVYEGKDFSKVEIDKNINARSPEPSVPNFYILCHFCHADIVAWLHNDDNSMGSYPFVERWDIPDEQKQEVIDDPEIATEPREERELDSGLR from the coding sequence ATGATCGAAACCGATACTCGGGGACAGATTATCCGCACCCTTAGGAATTCAGACGAGCCAGCACTATCAGCGGCTGACTTAGCGGATGAGATTGGTGTCTCTGTCAAAACCATCAACAATCATCTCGACCGGTTGACCACGGATGGAAAGGTTCAGACTCACCAGATAGGAAATGCCACTGCCTACTACTTGGACACCGTGAGTGAGCCGAGAAATAGTCTTCCAGATCACACCTGCCATCGATGCGGAAGAGAGGTATACGAGGGGAAAGATTTCAGCAAAGTAGAAATTGACAAAAACATCAACGCTAGATCACCTGAGCCGTCGGTCCCGAATTTCTATATTCTGTGTCACTTCTGTCACGCGGATATCGTCGCTTGGCTACACAACGACGACAACTCGATGGGGAGCTACCCCTTCGTTGAGCGGTGGGACATCCCTGATGAACAAAAACAGGAAGTGATAGACGACCCTGAAATTGCTACTGAACCACGCGAGGAGCGCGAGTTGGATTCTGGTCTCCGATAG
- a CDS encoding AAA family ATPase, translating to MIVSRARVKYYRSIINTGWVDLESDITTLLGKNESGKTSFLRALASVSDDEEIDERDQNYNQRPDEDQFEMVRIELVTEDQSDSVVFDAIELDTPLYVVKFSDGTRRLETKSGEHPMSADKKIDEIIDAVSEFDENMRTKQNIPDKFTQYYDNKLLNSVNNITDKGQSNNLQWHLNQLESLISGIDSASASIDIEANPIMTDARSRFETLHQQGKSILAFDISSILPSIVYHSEFDRIKDSVAISGLENPENRTFRNVLKLAGVDYEKFNQKDEFEQSRELRRAEADISGDVNEIWDQKSVSVGINISGKKFIIQIADDSLNTGDSEKDIQRQFIRPSSRSEGFRWFFSFYTNLTAETNEGDENKLLLLDDPAVSLHPEGKKNWLDSIEQMTDSAQFVYSSHSPFLIKKEHPERIRLVEDRPGEGTKITSQWAEGDSMALKPLRNALGIGLGDSPFASKRQLLVEGVTDYYIFTAINNYLRSVGMDFINSDEVSIMPTNGAPNMPDAAKWVASEDFSYAIVLDNDQEGKDAKNTIIEQHQEVDSDRIILLELDDGGSQFYIELEDLFSTSFYVESVNRAYSSEFPDEFSNISIECLDDGSCELNGVEYNNRKITSKLDEVLNNQGMGDFDKVLVTNVIRDRLNSGDVDKSDIENFLPIFDKIRRNT from the coding sequence ATGATTGTTTCACGGGCTAGAGTCAAATACTACCGTTCAATCATTAATACCGGCTGGGTAGATCTTGAGTCAGACATTACCACATTATTGGGAAAAAATGAGAGTGGTAAAACCTCATTCCTCCGCGCATTAGCTTCCGTTTCAGATGATGAGGAGATTGACGAACGTGATCAGAACTACAATCAGAGGCCAGATGAAGACCAATTTGAAATGGTACGGATTGAGTTGGTCACAGAAGATCAATCCGATTCTGTCGTGTTTGATGCCATCGAACTGGACACTCCTCTGTATGTCGTGAAGTTCTCTGATGGAACGCGACGTCTCGAAACTAAGTCAGGGGAACACCCCATGTCAGCGGATAAAAAAATAGATGAGATTATCGATGCCGTCTCAGAATTTGATGAAAACATGAGGACGAAACAGAATATACCCGACAAATTCACACAATATTACGATAATAAATTGCTGAATTCTGTAAATAATATCACGGATAAGGGCCAATCTAACAATCTTCAGTGGCACCTGAATCAATTAGAAAGCCTGATTTCTGGCATAGATTCCGCATCCGCCAGTATAGATATTGAAGCCAACCCAATTATGACTGATGCGAGATCTAGGTTCGAAACTTTACATCAACAGGGCAAATCAATATTAGCGTTTGATATTTCTTCAATACTACCCTCAATCGTATATCATAGTGAATTTGACCGAATCAAAGATTCAGTTGCTATTAGCGGACTAGAAAACCCCGAGAACCGCACATTTCGAAATGTATTGAAACTCGCTGGTGTCGATTATGAGAAATTTAATCAAAAAGATGAATTTGAGCAAAGCCGGGAGCTCCGCAGGGCAGAGGCCGACATCTCTGGAGACGTTAATGAGATATGGGATCAAAAGTCGGTAAGCGTTGGTATTAACATTTCAGGTAAGAAGTTTATCATACAGATCGCTGACGACTCCCTAAATACAGGAGACTCTGAGAAAGATATCCAACGCCAATTCATACGACCCTCAAGCAGAAGCGAGGGTTTTCGATGGTTCTTTTCATTCTATACGAACCTAACCGCGGAGACGAACGAAGGCGATGAAAACAAACTACTACTATTGGACGACCCTGCGGTTTCCCTTCACCCCGAAGGGAAAAAGAACTGGCTTGACTCGATCGAGCAGATGACAGATAGTGCTCAATTTGTGTATTCATCGCACTCGCCGTTTTTAATTAAGAAAGAACACCCCGAGAGAATTAGATTGGTAGAGGATCGACCAGGAGAAGGAACAAAAATCACGAGCCAGTGGGCAGAAGGGGATTCGATGGCTCTTAAGCCGCTTAGAAACGCTTTAGGAATCGGATTAGGCGACTCACCATTTGCCTCCAAAAGGCAGCTGCTGGTTGAAGGAGTAACTGATTATTACATATTCACCGCAATAAACAACTACCTGAGATCTGTTGGAATGGATTTCATCAATTCAGACGAGGTCTCAATTATGCCTACCAACGGGGCCCCCAATATGCCGGACGCAGCTAAGTGGGTTGCTTCTGAAGATTTTTCATATGCTATCGTGCTCGATAACGATCAAGAGGGCAAGGATGCCAAGAATACCATTATTGAACAACATCAAGAAGTAGACTCAGACAGGATAATTTTGTTAGAACTAGACGATGGTGGCAGTCAATTCTATATTGAATTGGAGGACCTGTTCTCTACATCGTTTTATGTGGAATCTGTTAACAGAGCGTACTCTTCAGAGTTTCCTGACGAATTCTCTAATATATCCATCGAATGCCTTGATGATGGGTCCTGTGAATTGAACGGTGTTGAATATAATAATAGAAAAATCACATCGAAACTGGATGAGGTCCTAAATAATCAAGGAATGGGTGATTTTGACAAGGTACTCGTCACAAATGTTATTCGTGATCGGCTAAACAGTGGAGATGTCGATAAATCCGATATTGAGAACTTCCTTCCTATTTTCGATAAAATACGACGGAACACATAG
- a CDS encoding site-specific integrase, which translates to MRLGDYDERDGKRVWLNQTEQNDEVGALINEAKSPEQEIAFRLGAQAGLRREEIASVTPNDFSHAPDGFLRVWNDYAKRGKYRETPIPEELASSVRTLAYERDPDDAIVSVEPNSIYRWVKRAAQSRYAATGDEGWTHLDVHDLRRTWGGHLLWDCGVLPAVVMSWGGWEDWETFRNHYLGEMSPAAAEREREKISFVSGSAEAGNDSSPVFQPQAQSPSPY; encoded by the coding sequence ATGCGACTCGGCGACTACGATGAACGAGACGGGAAGCGAGTCTGGCTCAACCAGACCGAGCAGAACGACGAGGTCGGCGCCCTCATCAACGAGGCGAAGTCGCCCGAGCAAGAGATCGCCTTCCGACTCGGCGCGCAGGCCGGGCTGCGACGCGAGGAGATCGCGAGTGTCACCCCGAACGACTTCTCCCATGCGCCGGATGGGTTTCTCCGAGTGTGGAACGACTATGCGAAACGCGGGAAGTACCGCGAGACACCCATCCCAGAAGAGCTCGCCAGTTCCGTCCGGACGCTCGCCTACGAGCGAGACCCCGACGACGCGATCGTCTCAGTCGAACCGAACAGTATCTACCGGTGGGTAAAGCGAGCGGCCCAGTCGCGTTACGCCGCCACCGGCGATGAGGGATGGACCCACCTCGACGTCCACGATCTTCGACGTACTTGGGGCGGCCACCTCCTGTGGGACTGCGGCGTCCTCCCGGCCGTTGTGATGTCGTGGGGTGGATGGGAAGACTGGGAGACGTTCCGGAACCACTACCTCGGTGAGATGTCGCCAGCAGCTGCGGAACGGGAGCGCGAGAAGATCTCGTTCGTCTCCGGAAGTGCCGAAGCGGGCAACGATTCCAGTCCGGTATTCCAGCCGCAGGCACAGTCCCCGAGTCCGTACTGA
- a CDS encoding DUF4238 domain-containing protein: MTEKKNQHYVPQYVLKPWSDSNDKISCYHLESGRSFNETRRSVCSRGYFYGQKHVEDALGKLDGYHSRPLNEIRRGTPISELSPQHKQLLLSYIGTQRNRTRSEKKDIKSGEDMFWEAAEVDMLAGKYEHMIEWRKEMSQTEKLDALVDASIKGVQHFLMISGILSYGVLGDLDGAILRNATDCDYIISDTPIVHDNPRFKDEKGMRITGMAERGLQIITPIDQRRSLFLYDPIVYGVDTNHRREVIITEPEIVEEINLLQLHNTGDIAMEHTSNSGHISSISHRIEEFRRRDRIEKEIGGDNLPSWEISSEDSHQTPLKSPDLPGVNSKSGVRYTDTRNEELLRQTKQMSRYAMKISDEASDVALIGAIRFLESNLGLNS, encoded by the coding sequence GTGACTGAAAAAAAGAATCAGCACTACGTTCCACAGTACGTACTCAAACCTTGGAGCGATAGTAACGACAAGATCTCGTGTTACCATTTGGAATCTGGGAGATCATTTAACGAAACCAGGCGGAGTGTCTGCTCTCGTGGATATTTCTACGGACAGAAGCACGTCGAGGATGCGCTGGGAAAGTTAGATGGGTACCACTCTCGGCCACTAAACGAAATTAGAAGAGGAACTCCAATTTCAGAGCTGTCTCCCCAGCACAAGCAACTTTTACTATCGTACATCGGAACTCAGAGAAACCGCACACGGTCTGAGAAGAAAGATATCAAATCTGGAGAGGATATGTTTTGGGAGGCAGCTGAGGTCGATATGCTAGCGGGAAAGTATGAACATATGATTGAATGGAGAAAGGAGATGTCACAGACGGAGAAGTTAGATGCGCTTGTCGATGCTTCGATCAAGGGCGTACAGCATTTCCTAATGATATCTGGTATCCTCTCGTATGGGGTCCTCGGAGATCTTGATGGAGCAATTCTACGCAACGCTACCGATTGCGATTATATCATCTCTGACACTCCAATAGTCCACGACAATCCCCGGTTCAAGGACGAAAAAGGTATGAGGATAACTGGGATGGCAGAGCGCGGGTTACAAATAATCACACCGATTGACCAACGAAGATCTCTCTTTTTGTATGACCCAATAGTGTATGGCGTGGACACTAACCACCGTAGGGAGGTTATAATCACGGAACCAGAAATTGTTGAGGAAATAAATCTCCTTCAACTTCACAATACGGGGGACATCGCCATGGAACACACGTCAAACAGTGGGCATATATCGTCCATCTCCCACAGAATTGAAGAATTTAGGAGACGCGACAGGATAGAAAAAGAGATTGGGGGAGACAACCTGCCGAGCTGGGAAATTTCCAGCGAAGACAGTCATCAAACGCCACTGAAATCTCCCGATCTACCGGGGGTGAATTCTAAATCCGGCGTACGTTATACTGACACGAGGAATGAGGAACTTTTGAGGCAGACAAAACAGATGTCTAGATATGCGATGAAGATATCAGACGAGGCTAGCGATGTTGCGCTGATTGGCGCTATTAGGTTTTTGGAGTCAAATTTGGGACTAAATTCTTGA
- a CDS encoding DUF5794 domain-containing protein: MSVSRHPVALRLERQVGSATKLLATVMVLPLIDGIFPALVVAGVLSTATGVVETGILIFGGSATAAVILAEMDGDRREMVTSVLLIGAVIIPLAALEAAFAPTFRGFLNLPVFERFAGLVILTIAAKTASSEIGEFLPSPGVIISLGLVASFDPSGFAIETSPEYVLNGAAAAGVGVAFALSIALLSPHLRGRVDIDRFRFGSAVALGVLALPILLGPFDLMQTEAPIALAVLAVTTLFAYDPNAGPAGDDSPDDDSPDDGPGDVDDAGEGDDSDAAGDDATGDEGLAPTDPPLDSPPNAPGPIVDDDVAALANGGDRDASDDDADPFTDDDSRAPWL; encoded by the coding sequence ATGAGCGTCTCACGCCACCCGGTAGCGCTCCGCTTAGAGCGGCAGGTGGGCAGCGCGACGAAGCTGCTCGCCACCGTGATGGTGCTGCCGCTGATCGACGGTATCTTTCCTGCCCTGGTCGTCGCGGGCGTCTTGAGCACCGCGACCGGCGTCGTCGAGACCGGAATCCTCATCTTCGGCGGATCGGCGACCGCGGCCGTGATCCTCGCGGAGATGGACGGCGACCGCCGGGAGATGGTGACCTCCGTGCTCCTCATCGGCGCGGTGATCATCCCGCTGGCGGCGCTCGAGGCGGCGTTCGCCCCCACGTTCAGGGGGTTCCTCAACCTCCCCGTCTTCGAGCGGTTCGCCGGCCTGGTGATCCTCACGATCGCCGCCAAGACCGCCAGCTCTGAGATAGGCGAGTTCCTGCCGAGTCCCGGCGTCATCATCTCGCTCGGGCTCGTCGCGAGCTTCGACCCGAGCGGCTTCGCGATCGAGACGTCGCCGGAGTACGTGCTCAACGGCGCCGCCGCGGCTGGCGTGGGCGTCGCGTTCGCGCTCTCGATCGCGCTGCTGTCGCCGCACCTCCGCGGTCGGGTCGACATCGACCGCTTCCGGTTCGGTTCTGCGGTCGCGCTCGGCGTGCTCGCGCTCCCGATCCTGCTCGGGCCGTTCGACCTGATGCAGACCGAGGCGCCCATCGCGCTGGCCGTCCTCGCCGTCACCACGCTGTTCGCGTACGACCCGAACGCCGGCCCCGCCGGCGACGACTCGCCGGACGACGACTCACCGGACGACGGCCCCGGCGACGTCGATGACGCGGGCGAGGGCGACGACAGTGACGCCGCGGGCGACGACGCGACCGGGGACGAGGGGCTCGCCCCGACCGACCCGCCGCTCGACTCCCCGCCGAACGCGCCGGGCCCAATCGTCGACGACGACGTGGCGGCGCTGGCCAACGGCGGCGACCGCGACGCGAGCGACGACGACGCGGACCCGTTCACCGACGACGACTCCCGGGCGCCCTGGCTGTAG
- a CDS encoding rhomboid family intramembrane serine protease — translation MYVVDRLRKARYLPTVTIAFVMVFLSTYTIQLLLVGSLSQNAGYQAVTMVTNALGAGSIVFSWLFHSSHTHLLGNLTIFVLTGWWVESQIGRDQFILGVAVFFGMGASVAALILFQTPGAGISGITTGLVTMVALGNLEGVIKPDHHLIRSAIVFTLSAFYLLRSVSVIGTLPAGTAVKIHILGAVFGAVWYTAEKSQHDFSWVVS, via the coding sequence GTGTACGTAGTTGACAGACTACGAAAAGCAAGATATCTGCCGACGGTGACGATCGCGTTTGTCATGGTTTTCCTAAGCACGTACACTATACAACTGCTACTGGTTGGGAGTCTGTCTCAAAACGCCGGATATCAAGCTGTGACGATGGTGACGAATGCACTAGGCGCCGGGTCAATTGTTTTTTCATGGTTATTCCATTCGAGCCACACCCATCTCTTGGGAAATCTCACTATATTCGTTCTAACAGGATGGTGGGTAGAGAGTCAAATAGGTAGAGACCAATTTATTCTCGGAGTTGCTGTATTTTTTGGGATGGGCGCCAGCGTAGCTGCTCTTATTCTCTTTCAAACTCCCGGCGCAGGAATCAGCGGGATCACTACCGGGTTAGTCACGATGGTTGCCTTAGGGAATCTTGAAGGAGTGATCAAACCAGATCATCACCTAATACGGAGTGCTATCGTATTCACACTCTCTGCCTTCTATCTGCTCAGGTCCGTCAGTGTTATAGGAACGCTCCCTGCTGGAACCGCAGTCAAAATTCACATTTTGGGTGCTGTTTTTGGTGCCGTTTGGTATACGGCAGAAAAATCCCAGCATGACTTCAGTTGGGTAGTAAGCTAA
- a CDS encoding DUF5795 family protein, with protein MSNRVVQGRMVTPEKLAELVEGEPVLEAESIADADRDCPECGGDVITVGYMPSVTEFITGYKCQECDWSDDDR; from the coding sequence ATGTCCAATCGCGTCGTGCAGGGGCGGATGGTGACGCCCGAGAAGCTCGCGGAGCTCGTCGAGGGCGAACCGGTGCTCGAAGCCGAATCGATCGCGGACGCCGACCGCGACTGCCCGGAGTGCGGCGGCGACGTCATCACCGTCGGCTATATGCCGAGCGTCACCGAGTTCATCACCGGGTACAAATGTCAGGAGTGCGACTGGAGCGACGACGACCGCTGA